CAGCACCTGAGGGAAACAGCTTCAGATATTTAAATCCCAAATGCTACTCAGTAAAATAAAATGCCTTCTAAATTGAATGCAAGCACAAGATACCTGTTCATATCAGGTAGGTTCCTgagtttcaaatataaaaatatatgatttaaaatacactactttttttaaaaaaatgagtaatttGTAAATGAACCCTTTTATACTAATTTGCTTGGGTCAGTATAGTTTGAAGATTTTGGatagaaataatattttgatGCCATAACTAAGCACATCTAATTGAAATTATTAGTGACCACAATAGTACATTTCAATAATTTTAATCTAGATTTATGAGGATTatttcattcctttatttttcttattgagGCACCATGCTATAAATTTTTTTCACAGTTTGTgttaatatatatgtaattaaagTATTATATTACAAAGAAGAAtacttgaaataatttaaatccACATGACCCACATGCCATACTTCCCTTAGGCATCAAAAATTCAGCAAATATTCATCATCAACATTCCAGTTATCAACCATAAATTGTCACTGACACTTGCAAATACATGTCACACATATAGATACATGGTAgcgaagaaaaaaaatccaatcatCTAAGCAATAAACCGTATTCTTGGTCTTCTGCAACCTATTTAGAAGACCTGGAATGACTTGCCAGAGCCTGGCTGTAGTCTCAGTCCAGCCACAGCTGGAGTGTaggcatttaggcagtgaactcCTAGCTGACAGCTCGTTGGCTTATCTTCTTggtctctttctgtgcctctcaaTAAATACCCTTTGTGAAAAGTCAAGTATATATTAAATTGAGCTGGGCCTACTGTGAACACTTCCTTTTGACTTTTCAGGAGACTTCATGCTAGGATACCAGATCCCTGAGAAGTGGCAATGAACACTGTGTTAAATACATGGCCTATTTGTGCCAGAGGATTATGACACTTAGTTCATATGCCATGTAACAATGCAAACAACATTGATTGGGAACACAAATACAATAATTTTCTTGTACTATTTTGCATTTTGTACATTTTCTCAAAACATTTAGAGTGCTGTACAACTTTCAGGGTACAATATTGTTTAAATCTGAATAGCATAATGACAGAGTAATTTTCTTCTTAATTACTGCAAACATATCAAATATTTTCTGTGAccaatagtttttgtttttctttcatagtGTTTGGTGATTAGTGAAATGGCAATACGCTAATAATACAAGTTATTCTCTTTCAGATATAAGATGTAAAGCAAGGAGAAATGAAGGATTTCATAGAGACTCTCACAATTAATGAATGACATCTAGATTTCATAGATTCCAATTAGCAGTCTCATCGGGTGTCATTTTTGCAATTATCAACCACGCTGACCACCTACAAAGAAAACCATGACAGAATATTTTTCTTGTAGATTAAAGTCAATATTGCAGGCACATGTGATGTTTTTCTTACTGATATTTTGTAAATGTTGGAAATTAACTGTCTGCCAGTGCTTTATCAATTGTTCAGAAGTTAAACAAGAAAGAAGAATGCAGAGAGGAAACTGCTCCTCCTTGACTAAATTCATATTTTTGGGAATCACTACCAACACTGAATCAAAGATAACCCTTTTCACCATGTTCCTACTTGTCTATCTCATAAATTTTCTGGCAAATCTCGGAATGATCACTGTAATCAGACTGGATTCCAGGCTGCACACCCCAATGTACTTTTTCCTCAGTCACCTCTCATTCTGTGACCTCTGCTACTCCACTGCAATTGGACCCAAGATGCTCGTGGACATATTTGCTACAGACAAGTCAATTCCCTTCTATGGCTGTGCTCTGCAGTTCTTGATCTTCTGTATCTTTGCAGACTCTGAGTGTCTGCTGCTGGCAGTGATGGCCTTTGATAGGTACCAGGCCATCAGCAACCCCTTGCTCTACACAGTCAACATGTCCAGCAAGGTgtgttccctgctcatggctggGGTTTACCTGGTGGGAGTGACAGATGCATTGATACACACAACATTGACATTCCGTTTGTGTTTCTGTGGCTCTAATGAGATCAGCCACTTCTTCTGTGACTTGCCCCCTCTGTTCAGTCTGTCTTGTTCTGACATAGAACTCAATGAGCTGGCATTATTCACGGTCTTTGGATTCATTGAACTGAGTACTATCTCAGGAGTTCTTGTCTCTTACTGTTACATCATCTCATCAGTCTTAAAGATGCCCTCTGCTGAGGGGAGGCTCAAAGCTTTCTCCACCTGCACCTCCCACTTAACTGCAGTTGCCATTTTCCAGGGAACTATGCTCTTCATGTACTTCAGACCAAGTTCTTCCTACTCTCTAGACCAAGACAAGATGACCTCAGTGTTTTACACCCTAGTGATCCCCATGCTGAACCCTCTGATTTACAGCCTTCGGAACAAGGATGTGAAAGAAGCTTtagtaaaactaaaatataaaatctgttCTTAAAAACTTATatcaatatacatacatattcatagTGATTAATTTGTGAAATTTATATTGAATGTTggagaaaaattaaattataacaaGCAGTTtaataaagtgaaaaatgtaCTAAGCATGATTAGTAAATATTATGGTTCTGAAACATATCGTGTTGAAGTACAACTCTTTAGTGTTAGGAGCATTCAATATGGAAGATACCCTAACTATTAATTattgcaaatttattttttcactctCATTATTTCTATTGTACTTAAATTTAGTAATCAACAATTGCATGTTGGGATACCATTGTTGCTTTGTACCTTACGACATTCTCAGAATGAAACTGAATAATTTTAATCATTGTTATATATTTCCTGAATGGCTCAGATTGAATAACGAAAATAATTCATTATTTCCAAGTGATTTACAATACTTAAAAGAAAACAGGGAGATAAGATGTTTGTTGCCATTTGGCCAGTCAACCAAGCAGGCAACacacctttttttctctctctcctctccttaaaTCTGAGCTGGCTTTCCAatgtagatagataaataaataaataaataaataaataaatatcctatGATCCAGCAGCCCTACTATATATAACATATACTTTTCAGACAATTCAATCTCTCATAGAGAAATCAGACTCCAATATTTACtgtagcactattcacaatagctaaaaagGGAAGCAACTTAAGTTGCTATCCACTgttgaaagaataaagaaaataggtCTGTATATATGGTCAAATTGTACccttattaaaaagaatgaaatcctgtcatccaCATCATGGATAATATGTAAAGTCATTATGTGAGTGACATGAAAAGGCAGGAAAAGGGAGGATATGATGAATGGTTGATCAATAACTACCTGGTTATGGGTAGACTGTAATAAAAACCTCTGGATTCCATTTCACTCTAGTGTAATCACATTCAATACTAATTTACCAAATATTTATCTGttaaaataaattagaagatACGTTCGATATTTTTcatcataaagaaatgttaaattagtaataaagatttttaaatgaataccAATTATCTTGGTGGTGATAGATTTATTTATCCTGACTGGAGGTTATGTAATGCATATGCATACATCATGCCTTagataataaatataaatgtgtaAGTTTCTCAATCATAAGAATTTCCTTTAAAACTGAATAATATGAAATCATTTCAAATGACTAATTTCAGTGATATTACCTTGGTTAAATCTCCATCCCAGTCAAAATCAagtggaaaacaacaacaaagaaaggaAACCAATAGGAAGTACACATGCAAAAAAGAGTAACTTCACTCTCAGGTGAAGtttcagaaaaggaaagacattGTCTGGCCTTCTAAGCTCATAGGCAGCTACATGCCAAAACCAGCATATTTATTCTTGTCCACAAGTTTCACATTTTGGTCTAATCACAATTCATTACGTGATGAGTCATACACTCGATAGGGGTATGTACTGTACACTTTCTTGCAGTATCAACCAATGGGAAACATTTAATGAATGCAGAAATATTTCCAAGCAAGtgtacatttttttgtttgacaCATTACAAAATAACAATTTGAATACAACCAACATGGAAATCTTTTAGCCAGTACGCCTAAATCCAGTGGGGGgttgatttttattgtttctaCACCCTGGAATTCTACAACACAACGGTCCTCCACAGTATAGCGCCTTTTTACTTCAGTGTTAACCATGATCCGGTTTTTCAACTCAGTCAAATGAACACATATTTCAACACCAACCACTTCTTGTATGCTTCTTTCTGTCCTAATGATCAGGACTGAATTTGTGCCTTGGATAAACATGATTAGGGTTTTCGTTGTGGTGTAGCATGCAGTAACCACAGTCCATATATCGATGGTGCCAGTTTGCATCACTGCTGGTCCACCCTCAATCTAGTTCTCTGATACCATGCCTGGAGATGCAGCAGAGAATGCCCAaagcatcctctctgtctctccctgtctttgtaaatctgacattcaacTATgatatgaatctttttaaaaatggtttagaTGATCTTTCCGATTGCTTAGATatctaaaattaagaaaatgactACTTCTATAAATATTGAGCTATAGAATAAACACTTTTTATGTTTATGGAATAGCTGTGCAGGTATGTTTCATCTACCCACTAAATCATGGTTTAAGTAAAATAGTGATTAAATTAATGTTTAAGAGGGCAAACTAGGCATAGGTAATGATATATATCCTAGGTACTGactgaaaaataaacacaaaaaatttCACTATGCCTCTGAGTTTTGCTGCAAAGATAGTAACTTTATAGGAATGTGCtagaaattttgaaaacataGCCACAGAAGAAAAAGCAATAAATTTACAAAAGACTATAATGCTTTCCTCAAAGGGATGtagaaaacacaaataattaCACACAAAATGCTCATCAGTATTAACCAGTGAATTTAATTGCAAATTAGATAATGTTATACATTAAAAAGCCTAAAAGCTAAAGTGAGAAAAATCACACAATGCTTTAAAGCCAAATTAATGAGTGAACCTATATTAGGGAAAGTTACAATTTTGAACGTACAGGCATAGTACTTCTAGTATTCACTTACTCAACAATTTCTAGAAATACCctcacatatatttattttcttaagaatatTATTATAGCttcaactgtgtcacataatgcaatgtaatcaattaaaaataaaattaaaattaaaaaagaatattagcAGTTTCATCAAAAGTaggatttacagagggaaggagattttacagagaaaagtatcTTCCTtcctgcccaagtgactgcaatggctggagctgagttaaactgaaaccaggagccaaatgCAGAAGCcggaaacttctgggtctcccacgcaggttcagagtcccatggcttgagccatcctctactgccttaccaggaaacaagcagggagatggatgagaactgtagcaaccaggacttgaaccagagcccagatgggatcctgagacatacaagacaaggatttacCCACGGAATCATCCTCCCAGGCcaataaatttattctttttactgttaCTAGAATAAGTATTTTCAGTTGTACTCTCCATGTGTGTCAATATGTACTATACAGGTGTGACAGACCTCTattctattattttataatgacTAAAATGAACGTTTAGTtaacaaatattaataaaagGAATTATGGCTGTCAAAAAAAAGGGGAAAGCTAAATTAACCTAAGTAAGCCTTTTACCATTCTTGAAGATTTTAGATTACTGTTGAAGATGAGCGAAATTTCATGCAGCTCTACAACTCTTATATCTGAATGATCTGTAAGAAAGAAATAAGTATTTATCTAACTTAAGACCCTGTATGatacaattttaaagaaatatcagtATTTATTATAATCAGGATGTAGTTTATTTTTCTGGCATGTTGAATGCTTATATTTCTTAAGGGTCATAAAAAAGGGAACAAGGGTTGTGACTATAAAGGAGTAGTAGACTCAGTTTGTTTTACCGAACTGTTTGGATGGCAGTTAGTAGATTACATGGGAAAGGATTTGATCCCCAGGGCCAAAGATATATATAGGGCATTACTGGTGCTTACAATAGAATGTGTCAGAGAAGACGGTCATGTAAAAATACACTGGCTACATAGAAGTATAGTATATTGTCTAGTATAAAATATCttgctcatttttctttgtttttgtttagtcaATGAAGGTAAGTATTATATTTACCCTCAGGCAGCACAGGTAAGAATAAACCCGTTTTGTCCAATATGGACTTATGAACTCATTACTAAAGGTTTACAAGCAAGGAACGCTTAGCTACAcaaattattctaaaattaatattgtattatcattttcatttcaaaactGTTGATTCAGATAGCTTCTGTAATTTTGATGCTTTAATTAATGCAAAATTAAATGGCACCAAAAGACAGTGTTTTCTTCAAATAATGAGCCTATGCATTGAATGTTATTATCACTcttattagttttaattttaacatttatttagtgATTAATATGCATTATGTTCACCTTTACACATTTTATATGCATTAAGTCTAGAAATAGTGTCTCATAAAATTACAGTTTGTGCAATACAACTAGCAATACATTAACATTATTGAAAAGCATTTATATCCAACCCTGTTAGTAGCAAACCACTTTCTTCTTTCCTATGCACTCTTTCTCTGTATTAGTTCTATAGTAAATGAAATTGAAtattagataaataaaataatcataatatttacaacaataaTAAGCTGAAAAAAGAGGCATAGATCCGATGGCATATTCACTTATATTGGTAAGGTCATTATTGACTactatttattgtttgtttttatgatcATTGAGACACAGAGAAGTTTAAAATCTGCAGTTACAATCCCATTGGAAAAGCTTATAATTACGGAGGACTGCTTAATATCCTAAATAACTTAATTTTTCATCTGGAATATTGAGCAAGTtaattgtatatttatatttagctttcattttctcaaataaaataaataaaatttataatttgaaaaattgaaattttctaAATCCTCAGGATACCCAGCGTCTGCACAAGCTTTTGCTACTGTCCCATTCACGTATAACATTTAAAGCTGAAATTCAAGCCAACATCCACATTGAACACTCCTAAAATATGTTTATGGAAGTGTCTTCTCTTTATAATGAGTTAATCATGAATGGATAATAACTAAAATACAGCTCAGAAATTTGGTGGAAAAAGCACACAAACTTCAAGGATCATTACTAATTTGGGCAGGAGTTCAGATTTTGAGATTTTGAGTATTTACATGAATAGAATTGTAAATAACACATTTCACCATTGGAAACAAAATGTAACTcttagaagaaaaatatattaatctTTTATACAGATacaattagaaatgaagaaaacattatgaagaaaattacactTATTAGAGTATCAGAAAATTATCCATTCTTATTTTCAAAGGTGGAAAAATGAGGTACATCATCTTGGTTTAGACTAAACAAAGCAAAGTCTAAGAATAGCAACGTAATTTGTACTTCCGATTCAATTGTTTCTACAGATGAAACACAAAGATGAAAATACAGAAGCCAATTTTACTGCAGTGATGCAATTTGTCCTACTGGGATTTTCTGACCTTCCAAGCCTTCAAGGGTTACTCTCTGCATTGTTCTCCATTATCTACTTGACTATCTTGGTTGGAAATAGCCTCATCATACTGATTACCAGGCTTGAGTCTTCACTGCATAAACCCATGTATTTTTTCCTGGCAAACTTCTCTTTATTAGAAATCTGTTATGTATCTGTTATTCTCCCTAGGATGCTACTCAACCTCTGGACTCAGCAAAGAAGCATTTCTCTGCTGGACTGTGCCGCCCAAATGTGCTTCTTCCTTATGCTGGGAACGACGGAATGTTTCCTGCTGGctgtgatggcctatgaccgctatgtggccatTTGTAGCCCTCTGCACTACCCGGTGCTCATGAACCACAAGATGTGTGTTCAGCTGGCTGTTGGCTCCTGGGTCACTGGAATTCCAGTCCAGATTGGACAAACTTGGCAAatattctctttgcctttctgtaaTTCCAACCTCATTAACCACTTCTTCTGTGACATACCCCCCATTCTCAAGCTAGCCTGTGGTGACACTTTGGTGCATGAGGTTTCTGTGTATGTAGTAGTTATGTTGGTTGCTGCAGTTCCTTTTATGTTGATACTTGCCTCTTACAGCAAAATCATCTGTACCATCCTGAGGCTGCCAACAGCCAAAGGGAGAGCTAAGGCCTTCTCCACGTGTTCTTCCCACCTGCTGGTGGTGGTTTTATTCTTTGGATCCGCTACCATCACCTACCTGAGGCCAAAATCCAGTCATTCAGCAGGAACTGACAAACTACTCTCTCTTTTCTACACTGCTGTGACTCCAATGTTCAATCCCATGATATACAGCTTTCGGAATAAGGACGTCATTGCAGCACtaagaaaaatgtttcttaaaagaaTGACACGCTGAATATATTTGTACACCTTTGAGTTGCTTATTGTTTGTTTTATAAGTGAAGCATTTTAAATGTGTACCTTCCCTCTTTGAGAAATAAATCACTTCCaattgttgaattttttaacATTGCTTTGAAATTTTGGACATATACAAAACAATCCATATGTTTTTTAATGTTCCAGACCTAACgaatttttttcacagaaataaatgtgCAATATGCAGTATATGTCCCATACAAAATCTGTGAGGGAAATTCAAACACAAAACAGTTAttcacttaaatattttttaacactCCACATGTGTGCTTCCTAGAATTTGTCTGTGATGTCTTTATATATGGAGGTGCCAATTTAGGTTCATAAGGAATGCTTGTTGAGTTACCAAGTAAAGGAGGGAACAAATTAATATAGTGCTGACACACAACATACTGGCAAAATGAGATTTCACAGCATCAGAAGGCATCAGCGAACGTTTATTTAACCAGTTATGTGGTGGGAAGCCTAGACACCATTCCCGCTGATAACTTCATGGAACAACACATTATATGTCACAGCAACTCGGCCTATCtcgatttgttttttgttttatttttttaattgttttatttgtgGACGGTCTTCTTTTTTACCACTGTGGCCCCAATATGATTCTCTATTAATTACTTCATGCTTTTTTAATGACACACTAAACTTTATTGCATATGGAAGCTCaggttttcctttattttaaatttgattttatttttatgcgaaaggcagatttatcagAGattgggagattcagatggaaagaccctccatctgctgattcactccattaATGgcagccatggctggagctgagcaaatctgatgccagaagccaggagcttcttccaggtctcctgcatggctgcaagtctccaaggctttggccatcctccactctttcccaggccacaagcagggagttgggtgggaagtggagcagctaggacatgtaccaccacccatatgggatctcagcacttgcaaaaggaggattagtcaattgtgTCATCACAACAGGTCTACCAATTCAGATTTCTAAGACAAAGTATTTATGGGATGAGTATTTGGCCCTTGTAAGCCTGCTAGAGGACCTGCCTCCCTATCAGAGCATCTGCGTTCCGGCCTTAATTCCAAAACTTAGTTCAACTTTTTGCTAATATTGAACAAGTTAAGGGAGACACTGGGTAAAAACTCAAGAAGATGGATCCATGATACCCACACATGGGTGAAATTTTGCTTGATAACTGTTTATGCCTGACCAATCACTGGTCAAGAGGACATTTCGATGGTGAAAGAACTGATGGGAATTCTgcttgcctgtctctctctcctgctttctgtcttcCCGTTTCTCTGTTTaatctgtgtatatgtatatatatttgcttctcatttttaaaaagtttaaataagGCTGGTGCAGTGACATAACACAGTAATCTTTTATTTATGATGCATATACCCCAAATGAGTATAATgtgtgtcctggttactccatttcttttttgctgtggttgttaaatatttatttattcttaattgaaaggcagacttacagagagaaggtcttccaccagttggttcactccccaaatagctgcaaaggtCACAGTTGACCCGATCCAATgttgggaacctggagcctcttctgggtctcctaagtcaATGCCGGGTTCCAAAGACTTGTTTTGTCctgtgctgctcttccaggccacagctaaggttgggtcaaaagtggagcatctgggacatgaactgaggGCCAGAGAGAATGTTGGTATCACAAGTTGGagtattagccttttgagccacaaAACTtgccccaactctggccattttggtcattagggaagtaaaccagcagatgaagattatGCTGTAGGCagttcgtaaaaaaaaaaaaaaaaaaaaaaaaaaaagtgtcagtgTGACATTATAAAGAAAAGCAGGGCATACTCTGTTTGGAATCTTTAGTTCACAGACTACCAGTGCCAGAGAGCAAGAACAAACTGTGCAGGCAATGGTCCAGGAGTGGATAAAAGTTTGAGACCAAACTTGAGGCCTGAGGGTAAGGGTTTGCAGTTTGGAaagtttccaaggccacaggactgAGTGCTTTAGGATATCGTAGGGGCAGCCAAATGTTGACGTCCGTGCATGGATTacactgttgcttcctgattATCAAGCATTGGCTGATTGACATCAATATGGGACATGATAACTTTGAAATATAAAGAAAGTATCTTTAAATTTGAATCTGCTAGAAATTATTTATATGATTAGCTGAAACTAGAGATGCATTAATTTCTACAACCATTCATGCTTTGTCCCTTTATACAttgtttgaaattatttaatgTTCGAACTGGTGCATTAAACACAGAACCATGAAAGTTCATGTTTCTGATACTAGACTATCAATCCATAGTTCTTtttcagagattttaaaaattcatctcacAAACACTTCATTCTGATGTTTTTACTGTTCTTATAGACACGTGCATAAACAATGTTAGCTCCTGTTCTCTCCCTAATCACATTCACCCTTCATCAACTCATTACACCAGCTGTCATCCAATTTGCTGTGTATTTATTGTCAAACAGAGTCGATGGAGCAGACGACAAGAGGTGTTTAAtggagaaattattttattaatcaaCACTGCAACCAAAATCATCTATACTTTCAGGATAGTGTGCTTTAACAAGATAGAGCCAGGTATCTTACTAGACTTTCATTAATCCAAAAGTGAAGCTAGCAGTTTTTAGAATGGTTTTTCTTATGTTAAAAACACTAAGAAACATAAGAGAAAAACATTAACACAGAGTCTTGTTATGTTTTGGTCCATTATCTATAACTcaaggaaagcaggaagaaaagagagtTTTGAGGCCCCAAACGCTCCCTTCTGTTATTTGTaaccagagggaggcacaaaggagagagagcactGGAGTAATCGGTCTGCTGCTTAGTGTTCCAAGTTCGTCAGAATCCCAGGTGTTCCTGCCTTGTGAATACCTCCCTTTTCCACCAATTAACTCAgctctttaaatttatttcaaatttttaaaattctttttctttctatagaGAATAAATCCCATGCATTTAATATAGACAGTCTTAATAGCACAGTGATAGTTTCTACATTATGCTTTTCCCTTTCTTCACTTCTACCCTCTCTCCtagttacttttttatttttcttttcatttttaccaTGATATATTCCCAGTTTGCTTTACAATCACAGTTGTATTCTCCACTAAATAGGCAGTATGTAGAAAAAGCTCTgtccagggccagcattgtagcatagtgggcAAGCCATGGCTTGTGGTGCTGGAAACACACTTGGGTTCTAGTTTGAGTTATAGATGCTTCAATTCTAATACAACCTCTtttttaatgtgcctgggaaagcagaagatggccccagtccttgggcccttgtatgtGTAGGTGATACTCAGAAGAATGTCCTATAtcttggcttcaccctggaccagtcttgatcatttggggagtgaattaatagctgggtgatctctctctctctctctctttcacacacacacacacacacacacacacacacatcactctgtttctcttttgtttgtaAGTATATCTCCTTCTGTGTtattccgcctttcaaataaataatgtaattgataaaaatgaaacaactacTTCTAAATATTATAGAAAAGATTTGTGAATAATATTcgtatttcaaaatacaaatttcaCTCATATAGATTATATTTTTGTGCTGTATATGTTGGTTGCCTCAAATCAGGGAAAAGATGATGTGTTCCTTTGAGACTTTctgatttcactaagcataatggtctccaaatgcttctttttgtgattttttgGCAAATAGGTCTCCctcctagttttatttttttagcatCTGAGGCGTGTTAAATTGTGGCTGGCtgaatggatagatagatagatagatagatagatagatagatagatagatagatatcccaCTTAGCATTTTATAAATTTCAAGAACTTGATATGTGATGCATATTCAAATCCATGATAATGATAATAGTAACTATAAAGATTATGATTATGACAGAAATATTTCTGGTGTTGGTTTCTTTTTCACTGTTTAGCAAAGCTGCATTCACAACACAATGAAGCAGCAATGTCTTAGCCATTCAGGATACCGAATGGCATGGACAGTGTGACTTCACCAGGGTTGAGAGGGAGAGGTATTCAACAGTAACAAAGACAGAACACATGGAAGCTTTGAAAGGCAGGGGGCAGAGGGATCTTCCCTTCGGAAGGAAGAGGAGTGACTCGATGCACATCCTGGCAGCATTTATTCACTTAAGGAATGGGTTCACCAAGGTCCTTGTGACTTCACCTTGTGGTATGCGAACAACCACTGTCCTACCTAGGTGATCCTCAGCTGGGTGCTCACATGCCCAGATGGGGAGGAGATCATGTGGCCAATTACAAAAGCTCCTTGAACTCATTTATCTTCGGAATGTGTGCTGCCTCAGA
The sequence above is a segment of the Ochotona princeps isolate mOchPri1 chromosome 4, mOchPri1.hap1, whole genome shotgun sequence genome. Coding sequences within it:
- the LOC101524317 gene encoding olfactory receptor 5W2-like, coding for MQRGNCSSLTKFIFLGITTNTESKITLFTMFLLVYLINFLANLGMITVIRLDSRLHTPMYFFLSHLSFCDLCYSTAIGPKMLVDIFATDKSIPFYGCALQFLIFCIFADSECLLLAVMAFDRYQAISNPLLYTVNMSSKVCSLLMAGVYLVGVTDALIHTTLTFRLCFCGSNEISHFFCDLPPLFSLSCSDIELNELALFTVFGFIELSTISGVLVSYCYIISSVLKMPSAEGRLKAFSTCTSHLTAVAIFQGTMLFMYFRPSSSYSLDQDKMTSVFYTLVIPMLNPLIYSLRNKDVKEALVKLKYKICS
- the LOC101524557 gene encoding olfactory receptor 10AG1-like, with product MKHKDENTEANFTAVMQFVLLGFSDLPSLQGLLSALFSIIYLTILVGNSLIILITRLESSLHKPMYFFLANFSLLEICYVSVILPRMLLNLWTQQRSISLLDCAAQMCFFLMLGTTECFLLAVMAYDRYVAICSPLHYPVLMNHKMCVQLAVGSWVTGIPVQIGQTWQIFSLPFCNSNLINHFFCDIPPILKLACGDTLVHEVSVYVVVMLVAAVPFMLILASYSKIICTILRLPTAKGRAKAFSTCSSHLLVVVLFFGSATITYLRPKSSHSAGTDKLLSLFYTAVTPMFNPMIYSFRNKDVIAALRKMFLKRMTR